In one Colletotrichum destructivum chromosome 2, complete sequence genomic region, the following are encoded:
- a CDS encoding Putative Zinc finger, Sec23/Sec24-type, sec23/Sec24, trunk domain, sec23/Sec24, helical, whose amino-acid sequence MSAPNDGYGQYPPQQEPYADQPQDGYDAQGAQAPQSATADHGKKKKRGYASQAYEFGAGANSAGGAPAQAQAAPYGMPQPQVPSYGGYTQPDAQPAAAAYGSPQPQQYGMPQPAAAQAGGYGGYQAPDAGYPAPGGAPAAPGVAGLNQQMAGMNLGGNPQQPPPGQPAGTRPVALNQLYPTDLMNQPFNVAELDLPPPPIVLPPNTSVTPSPDANCGPKYVRSTLNAVPTTHSLLKKSRLPFALVIQPYGALHDSEDPVPVVQDQVIARCRRCRTYINPFVTFLDHGHRWRCNMCNLTNDVPQAFDWDAASQRSSDRWGRYELNYSVVEFVAPQEYMVRPPQPLVYLFLFDVSYAAVSTGLLATSARTILDSLDRIPNADRRTRLGFIAVDSSLHYFSIPKDGEENAETNMLVVSDLDEPFLPVPQDLLVPLTESRQSIESFLTKLPEMFQSNQNNGSAMGSALRAGHKLISALGGKIVVLSASLPNVGVGKLDMREDKKLLGTSKESSLLQTANSFYKSFAVECSKNQVSIDMFLFSSQYQDVASLSNLPRYTGGQTWFYPGWNAGRPEDAIKFASEFSDYLSSEIGLEAVLRVRATTGLRMNAFYGNFFNRSSDLCAFPAFPRDQCYVVEVAIDENLTKNVVCLQTAVLHTTCNGERRIRVMTLALPTTTNLADIYASADQQAITTYFSHKAVERALSGGLEAARDSLQNKLIELLQTFRKELAGGSMGGGLQFPSNLRGLPILFLGLMKNVGLRKSAQIPSDLRSAALCLLSTLPVPLLMQYIYPRLYSLHDMPDNAGVPDQKTSQIALPPPLNLSSERFVPYGLYLIDDGQTQFLWAGRDAVPQLLNDVFGVDDRTQLRVGKGALPELENDFNERVRAVVHKSRDHRSKGVGSIILPHLYIVREDGEPSLKLWAQTLLVEDRADQGMSAAQWLGILREKVVT is encoded by the exons ATGTCGGCGCCGAACGACGGCTACGGCCAATATCCCCCGCAGCAGGAGCCCTACGCCGATCAGCCTCAGGATGGCTACGACGCACAGGGAGCCCAAGCTCCTCAGTCTGCTACCGCCGACcacggcaagaagaagaagagggggtATGCCTCCCAGGCCTACGAGTTTGGAGCCGGTGCCAATTCCGCTGGCGGCGCGCCTGCCCAAGCGCAAGCTGCTCCGTATGGCATGCCGCAACCTCAGGTCCCGTCCTATGGAGGCTATACCCAGCCAGATGCccaacccgccgccgcagcttATGGCTCTCCCCAGCCGCAGCAGTACGGCATGCCgcaacccgccgccgcccaggccggAGGCTATGGCGGATATCAGGCCCCCGATGCCGGGTACCCTGCCCCTGGCGGCGCTCCTGCCGCCCCCGGGGTCGCTGGCCTCAACCAGCAGATGGCCGGCATGAACCTCGGCGGTAACCCTCAGCAGCCGCCCCCTGGCCAGCCGGCCGGTACCCGCCCTGTGGCCCTGAACCAGCTTTACCCGACCGACCTGATGAACCAGCCGTTCAACGTCGCTGAGCTAGACctgcctcctccccccatcGTCCTTCCTCCCAAC ACCAGCGttaccccctcccccgatGCGAACTGTGGCCCCAAATACGTGCGCTCTACGCTCAATGCTGTTCCAACAACACACTCTCTCTTGAAGAAGTCGAGATTACCTTTTGCCCTTGTCATCCAGCCTTACGGTGCTCTTCATGACAGCGAGGACCCAGTTCCCGTTGTGCAGGACCAGGTTATCGCGCGTTGCCGAAGATGCCGAACATACATCAACCCTTTCGTCACCTTCCTCGATCATGGCCACCGCTGGCGCTGCAACATGTGTAACCTGACTAACGATGTGCCTCAAGCTTTTGACTGGGATGCTGCTTCACAAAGGAGCTCCGACCGATGGGGTCGTTACGAGCTCAACTACTCCGTCGTCGAATTCGTGGCGCCTCAGGAGTACATGGTTCGCCCACCCCAGCCGCTCGTGTACCTATTCCTTTTCGACGTCAGTTATGCCGCGGTATCTACTGGCCTCCTCGCTACCAGCGCCCGCACCATTCTCGACAGTCTCGACAGAATACCCAACGCTGATCGTCGGACTCGCCTCGGATTCATCGCCGTGGACTCCAGCCTTCACTACTTTTCCATTcccaaggacggcgaggagaacGCCGAGACCAACATGTTGGTTGTCAGCGATCTTGACGAACCGTTCTTGCCCGTGCCGCAGGACTTGTTGGTGCCGCTGACCGAGAGCCGCCAGAGCATCGAGAGCTTCCTGACCAAGCTGCCTGAGATGTTTCAGAGCAACCAGAATAACGGCTCTGCTATGGGATCTGCTCTTAGAGCTGGTCACAAGCTTATCTCCGCTCTCGGTGGAAAGATCGTCGTACTCAGCGCTTCGCTGCCCAACGTTGGCGTTGGCAAGTTGGATATGCGTGAGGACAAGAAGCTGCTGGGCACGAGCAAGGAGAGCAGTCTGCTTCAGACCGCTAACAGCTTCTACAAGAgcttcgccgtcgagtgTTCTAAGAACCAGGTCTCGATCGACATGTTTCTCTTTTCCTCGCAGTATCAGGATGTCGCGTCTCTGAGCAACCTGCCGAGATACACTGGAGGACAAACCTGGTTCTACCCAGGCTGGAACGCCGGTCGTCCGGAGGATGCCATCAAGTTTGCTTCCGAATTCAGTGACTACTTGTCATCGGAAATCGGCTTGGAGGCAGTGCTTCGCGTTCGTGCCACTACGGGTCTGCGCATGAACGCCTTCTATGGCAACTTTTTTAACAGGAGTTCGGATCTCTGCGCATTCCCCGCGTTCCCTCGCGATCAGTGTTACGTTGTCGAGGTTGCCATCGACGAGAACCTAACCAAGAATGTTGTATGCTTGCAGACGGCGGTTCTTCACACCACATGCAACGGAGAGCGTCGTATCCGCGTCATGACGCTTGCTCTGCCGACCACCACAaacctcgccgacatctACGCTTCGGCAGATCAGCAAGCGATCACCACATACTTCAGTCATAAGGCGGTCGAGCGCGCCCTGAGTGGTGGCTTGGAAGCTGCCCGCGACTCTCTTCAAAACAAGCTGATCGAGCTTTTGCAGACTTTCAGAAAGGAGCTTGCAGGCGGCAGCATGGGAGGTGGCTTACAGTTCCCTTCCAACCTTCGCGGTCTTCCCATTCTCTTCTTGGGCCTCATGAAGAACGTTGGCCTGCGCAAGTCGGCGCAGATCCCGTCAGACCTACGGTCGGCTGCCCTCTGCCTGTTGTCAACACTTCCCGTTCCCCTCTTGATGCAGTACATCTACCCCCGTCTCTACTCCCTGCACGACATGCCTGACAACGCAGGTGTGCCTGATCAGAAGACGAGCCAGATCGCGCTCCCGCCACCATTGAATCTCTCGTCAGAACGTTTTGTTCCTTACGGCCTGTACCTCATTGATGACGGCCAGACGCAGTTCTTGTGGGCCGGCCGAGATGCTGTGCCGCAGCTCTTGAACGACGTGTTTGGAGTTGACGACAGGACCCAGTTGCGGGTTGGCAAGGGTGCGTTGCCGGAGCTGGAGAACGACTTCAACGAGCGGGTACGGGCGGTTGTCCACAAGAGCCGGGATCACCGTTCCAAGGGAGTTGGCAGCATCATCCTGCCCCACCTCTATATTGtccgagaagacggagagcCGAGCCTTAAGTTGTGGGCGCAGACATTGCTGGTTGAGGACCGGGCGGATCAGGGTATGAGTGCCGCGCAATGGCTCGGAATCCTTAGAGAAAAG GTTGTGACTTGA
- a CDS encoding Putative serine/threonine-protein kinase, active, which translates to MSRANPPNASGSRKISFNVSEQYDIQDVVGEGAYGVVCSAIHKPSGQKVAIKKITPFDHSMFCLRTLREMKLLRYFNHENIISILDIQKPRSYETFNEVYLIQELMETDMHRVIRTQDLSDDHCQYFIYQTLRALKAMHSANVLHRDLKPSNLLLNANCDLKVCDFGLARSAASQEDNSGFMTEYVATRWYRAPEIMLTFKEYTKAIDVWSVGCILAEMLSGKPLFPGKDYHHQLTLILDVLGTPTMEDYYGIKSRRAREYIRSLPFKKKVPFRTLFPKTSDLALDLLEKLLAFNPVKRITVEDALKHPYLEPYHDPDDEPTAPPIPEEFFDFDKHKDNLSKEQLKQLIYQEIMR; encoded by the exons ATGTCGCGCGCGAACCCCCCCAATGCTTCGGGCTCCCGAAAGATCTCGTTCAACGTGAGCGAGCAGTACGACATTCAGGATGTCGTTGGTGAGGGCGCCTACGGAGTCGTTTG CTCCGCGATACACAAGCCTTCTGGCCAAAAGGTCGCCATCAAGAAGATCACACCTTTCGATCACTCCATGTTCTGCTTGCGAACTCTCCGTGAGATGAAGCTTCTGAGATACTTTAACCACGAGAACATCATCTCCATCCTCGACATTCAGAAGCCCCGGAGCTACGAGACCTTCAACGAGGTCTACCTCATCCAA GAGCTCATGGAGACTGACATGCATCGCGTCATCCGAACCCAAGATCTATCCGACGACCACTGCCAATATTTTATCTACCAGACTCTGCGCGCTCTCAAGGCCATGCATTCGGCCAATGTCCTTCATCGCGACTTGAAGCCTTCCAACCTGCTTCTGAATGCCAACTGCGACTTGAAAGTCTGTGACTTCGGTCTGGCTCGTTCCGCGGCCTCACAAGAGGACAACTCGGGATTCATGACGGAATACGTTGCGACACGTTGGTACCGTGCTCCCGAGATCATGTTGACGTTCAAGGAGTACACGAAAGCCATTGACGTCTGGTCCGTTGGCTGTATCCTGGCTGAGATGCTGAGTGGAAAGCCCCTGTTCCCTGGCAAGGACT ACCACCACCAGCTGACTCTAATCCTTGACGTTCTCGGCACCCCAACGATGGAGGATTACTACGGCATCAAGTCTCGTCGTGCGAGAGAGTACATCCGCTCGCTTCCCTTCAAGAAGAAGGTTCCCTTCCGCACCTTGTTCCCCAAGACGTCCGACCTGGCTCTCGACCTCCTTGAAAAGCTCCTGGCTTTCAACCCTGTCAAACGCATCACGGTTGAGGACGCCCTTAAACACCCTTACCTCGAGCCGTACCACGACCCTGATGACGAGCCCACCGCGCCCCCCATTCCTGAGGAGttcttcgacttcgacaAGCACAAGGACAATCTGAGCAAGGAGCAGCTGAAGCAGTTGATTTACCAGGAGATCATGCGGTGA
- a CDS encoding Putative zn(2)Cys(6) fungal-type DNA-binding domain, fungal transcription factor, which translates to MVYCGKPSRGCQMCRTRRIKCDETKPTCNQCAKSRRQCPGYKDEFDLVFRNETKATERRAQKANRKALAQKGKELDSPTSISDKSISPTFKNDSDSPTAVIPGLNVPVEQMASCHFVANYVLLPRQGSTRGFMEYLLPLLKVDQGNLHLQHAFNACALASLGNRPNAAGTGLSDQALGHYTKALAETHIALKDPDQSKSDATLASVLMLGLFENMTARQMGMFAWGSHIEGAIQLVKARGRKQLRTKTGLLLFIAVRTQMIIHTLSTGTAPIMGVEWWLSDAVKDESAAQCQRLNIKTAELRAEVTRLMSTVARSPENIDIMLDMIRRAQTVDQELVNWMRNTPDYFQYTTVAWEDNVPNGDYAKAEVFPGRVDVYQDFWIASVWNMARVSRLILASVIVRCAAWVCSPVDYRTTPEYATAARTCVDTISDIIASVPYHLGWHLKRPDLLERANISGFACGLEESQKGLPGYFLTWPLACLHGQDYTTDAQRAWVVGRLKFIGDELGVKYAHILSQMQVRIPSMLIRRDGLMAQPYPQAHNFERLLSARFAPPSAGYSMNPLQQREAMQKEFVEKHKAELLAKATGTAGQAGQWVAQNWLTVRPGAQ; encoded by the exons ATGGTCTATTGTGGAAAGCCCTCGAGGGGCTGTCAGATGTGTAGGACTCGGAGAATAAAG TGTGACGAAACAAAGCCTACCTGTAACCAGTGCGCCAAGTCACGTCGTCAATGCCCTGGCTACAAGGACGAGTTCGATCTCGTCTTCAGGAATGAGACCAAGGCAACAGAAAGAAGAGCTCAGAAGGCCAACCGCAAAGCACTCGCCCAAAAGGGGAAAGAATTGGACTCGCCCACTTCGATTTCCGACAAGAGCATTTCGCCCACCTTCAAGAATGATTCCGACTCGCCTACCGCGGTCATTCCTGGCCTGAACGTGCCCGTAGAGCAGATGGCCAGCTGCCACTTTGTCGCCAACTACGTGTTACTGCCCAGACAGGGCAGCACCCGTGGGTTCATGGAATATTTGTTGCCGCTACTCAAGGTCGACCAAGGGAACCTTCATCTGCAGCACGCCTTCAACGCATGTGCACTCGCATCGCTGGGAAACCGGCCGAACGCCGCCGGGACGGGTTTGAGTGACCAGGCCTTGGGGCACTATACCAAGGCGCTGGCCGAGACGCATATCGCCCTTAAGGATCCCGACCAGTCCAAGTCGGACGCCACTCTTGCATCTGTTCTCATGCTGGGTCTCTTCGAAAACATGACTGCTCGACAAATGGGCATGTTCGCTTGGGGTTCGCACATTGAAGGCGCCATCCAATTGGTCAAGGCACGCGGTCGGAAGCAGCTGCGGACCAAAACCGGATTGCTTCTCTTCATCGCTGTTCGCACCCAAATGATCATTCACACGCTCAGCACAGGTACGGCCCCTATCATGGGAGTCGAATGGTGGCTCAGCGACGCTGTCAAGGATGAGTCTGCCGCCCAGTGCCAGAGACTCAATATCAAAACGGCCGAGCTACGCGCCGAGGTCACCCGACTGATGTCGACCGTGGCCCGAAGCCCCGAAAACATCGATATTATGCTGGATATGATTCGCCGGGCCCAGACCGTCGACCAAGAACTTGTGAACTGGATGAGGAACACGCCCGACTACTTTCAATACACAACGGTGGCGTGGGAGGACAATGTCCCCAACGGAGACTACGCCAAGGCTGAGGTGTTCCCCGGCCGTGTGGATGTTTACCAGGACTTTTGGATTGCCAGTGTGTGGAATATGGCAAGAGTTTCTCGTCTGATTCTTGCTTCCGTCATCGTCCGCTGCGCCGCTTGGGTCTGCTCGCCAGTGGACTACCGCACAACGCCCGAATacgcaacggcggcgcgcaCTTGTGTAGACACCATTAGTGACATCATCGCATCAGTGCCGTACCACCTGGGCTGGCATCTCAAGAGACCAGATCTCCTCGAGAGAGCAAACATCTCTGGTTTCGCCTGTGGACTAGAAGAGTCGCAAAAAGGTCTGCCCGGGTACTTCCTGACCTGGCCTCTGGCATGCTTGCATGGTCAGGACTACACCACAGATGCTCAACGAGCCTGGGTGGTAGGACGCTTGAAGTTCATCGGCGATGAGTTGGGCGTCAAGTACGCTCACATTCTGTCACAG ATGCAAGTTCGCATTCCGTCGATGCTCATCAGGAGAGACGGACTGATGGCCCAGCCGTATCCGCAAGCTCACAACTTTGAAAGGCTGCTGTCGGCAAGGTttgcgccgccctcggccggctACTCGATGAACCCTCTGCAACAACGCGAGGCTATGCAAAAGGAGTTTGTGGAGAAGCACAAGGCTGAGCTGCTCGCCAAAGCAACTGGTACTGCCGGTCAGGCGGGGCAATGGGTAGCACAAAATTGGCTGACGGTGCGGCCTGGGGCTCAGTGA